A single window of Electrophorus electricus isolate fEleEle1 chromosome 16, fEleEle1.pri, whole genome shotgun sequence DNA harbors:
- the LOC113578504 gene encoding E3 ubiquitin-protein ligase Midline-1 yields MDVLESELTCPICLELFEDPLLLPCAHSLCFNCAHRILVSHCTSSEPAESLGAFQCPTCRYVIALSPHRGLDGLKRNVTLQNIIDRVQRASSSATLLLPTVVPDSPPLSTTPTSTTGMTTAVPSPEPIQCQFCEQDPPQDAIKTCVTCEVSYCEECLRATHPNKKPFTGHRLMEPLPDSHLRGLQCLEHDEEKVNMYCVTDEQLICSLCKLVGRHRDHQVAALSERYEKLKQTLDSNLSNLIKRNNELESLMGKLIQTCQNVEVNALRQEGKLMEECDLLISIIQERRQIISAKIKEGKTVRMRKLAHQIANCKQCIERSSALITQADQTLKESDHARFLQTAKNISERVSMATASSQILIPEINLTDTFDTFALDFTREKKLLQSLDYLTAPSPPGIREELCTASYDTITVHWTSDDEFSVVSYELQYAIFTGQSNIVSLCNSADSWMIVPNIKQNHYTVHGLQSGTKYIFIVKAINQAGSRSSEPGTLKTNSQPFKLDPKSAHRKVKVSHDNLTVERDEVSSKKSHGQERFSSQSSYGVTGNVYIDSGRHYWEALIGSTWYAVGIAYKSAPKHEWIGKNPSSWVLCRCNNSWVVRHNSKEMAIEPSPHLRRVGVLLDYDAGSLAFYDAVGSQHLHTFHVSFTQPVCPVFNIWNKCLTVLTGLPIPDHLEGMEPID; encoded by the exons ATGGACGTATTGGAGTCGGAGCTGACCTGCCCGATCTGCCTGGAGTTGTTTGAGGACCCGCTGCTGCTGCCCTGTGCCCACAGCCTGTGCTTCAACTGTGCCCACCGCATCCTGGTCTCGCACTGCACCTCCAGCGAGCCCGCGGAGTCCCTCGGCGCTTTCCAGTGCCCTACCTGCCGCTATGTCATCGCGCTGAGCCCACACCGCGGCCTGGACGGACTCAAGCGCAACGTCACCCTGCAGAACATCATTGACCGTGTCCAGAGGGCATCATCTTCCGCCACACTCCTGCTGCCCACCGTAGTGCCTGACTCTCCGCCCCTATCAACAACGCCAACATCGACCACCGGCATGACGACGGCCGTGCCCTCCCCTGAGCCCATCCAGTGCCAGTTTTGCGAGCAGGATCCACCACAGGATGCCATAAAGACCTGCGTCACCTGTGAGGTGTCGTACTGTGAGGAGTGTCTGCGTGCCACGCACCCCAACAAGAAGCCCTTCACCGGGCACCGCCTGATGGAGCCGCTGCCTGACTCACATCTCCGTGGCCTGCAGTGCCTCGAACATGATGAAGAGAAGGTCAACATGTACTGTGTGACGGACGAACAGCTCATCTGCTCTCTCTGCAAACTGGTGGGCCGCCACCGTGACCACCAGGTGGCAGCGCTGAGTGAGCGCTACGAGAAGCTGAAG CAAACATTGGACTCTAACCTCAGCAATCTGATTAAGAGGAACAATGAATTAGAATCACTGATGGGGAAATTGATTCAGACCTGCCAAAATGTGGAG gtGAACGCATTGCGACAGGAAGGCAAGCTAATGGAAGAGTGTGACCTCCTGATCAGTATAATTCAGGAGAGGAGACAGATCATCAGTGCCAAAATCAAAGAGGGCAag ACAGTGCGAATGCGCAAACTGGCACACCAGATCGCCAACTGCAAGCAGTGCATCGAACGTTCCTCTGCCCTCATCACTCAGGCAGACCAGACACTGAAGGAGAGCGACCACGCCCGCTTCCTTCAGACGGCCAAGAACATCTCTGAGCG agtctccatggcaacagcatcCTCTCAGATCCTGATACCTGAGATTAATCTGACGGACACGTTCGACACCTTTGCGCTGGACTTCACCAGAGAGAAGAAACTGCTCCAAAGTCTTGATTACCTTACAG cGCCCAGTCCCCCAGGCATCCGAGAGGAGCTGTGCACTGCCTCCTATGACACCATCACTGTGCACTGGACATCAGATGATGAGTTCTCTGTGGTCTCCTATGAGCTGCAGTATGCCATCTTCACTGGGCAGTCCAATATTGTCA GTCTGTGCAACTCTGCTGACAGCTGGATGATTGTCCCCAACATCAAGCAGAACCACTACACAGTCCATGGCCTGCAGAGTGGCACCAAGTACATCTTCATTGTCAAGGCCATCAACCAGGCAGGCAGTCGCAGCAGTGAACCTGGAACACTGAAGACCAACA GTCAGCCATTCAAGCTTGACCCCAAGTCTGCTCACAGGAAGGTAAAAGTGTCTCATGACAATCTGACAGTGGAGCGGGATGAGGTGTCCTCAAAGAAGAGCCATGGCCAGGAGCGCTTCAGTAGCCAGAGCAGCTACGGTGTCACGGGGAATGTCTACATCGACAGTGGCCGACACTACTGGGAGGCTCTGATTGGGAGCACTTG GTACGCAGTGGGCATAGCCTACAAGTCTGCACCCAAGCATGAGTGGATTGGGAAAAACCCTTCTTCATGGGTGCTCTGTCGGTGCAACAACTCCTGGGTGGTGCGCCACAATAGCAAAGAGATGGCCATTGAGCCTTCACCTCATCTACGGCGTGTCGGGGTGCTGCTAGACTACGATGCTGGCTCACTGGCTTTCTACGATGCCGTGggctcccagcacctccacacctTCCACGTGTCCTTCACCCAGCCCGTGTGCCCTGTCTTTAACATATGGAACAAATGTCTCACGGTCCTCACTGGTCTCCCCATTCCAGACCATCTGGAGGGCATGGAGCCTATCGACTGA